The following coding sequences are from one Diabrotica virgifera virgifera chromosome 2, PGI_DIABVI_V3a window:
- the LOC126879527 gene encoding uncharacterized protein LOC126879527, producing the protein MDNERRESWRLALNINSEDVFKYSRVCHLHFNDDAFDYEKSPFSLSLKKNAIPSERVALADIQCSVPDIRQPSISTCYYEERNRELPSTVQKTPPTSPTIKNNSVSPTTY; encoded by the exons ATGGACAATGAAAGACGGGAGTCATGGAGATTGGCTTTAAACATAAACAGTGAAGACGTATTTAAATATTCACGTGTGTGTCACCTACATTTTAACGATGATGCctttgattacgaaaaatctcCGTTTTCTCTATCTCTGAAAAAGAATGCCATACCATCTGAG CGAGTTGCTTTAGCGGATATTCAATGTTCTGTACCTGATATAAGACAACCATCCATTAGTACTTGTTATTATGAAGAACGAAATAGAGAACTACCATCAACTGTACAAAAAACACCTCCGACTTCACCTACCATAAAAAATAATTCAGTAAGTCCAACAACATACTAA